The following proteins are co-located in the bacterium genome:
- a CDS encoding amidohydrolase family protein encodes MTDTPTTGPDGLRRFDAARVVPCEDETTLADAAVVVRDDLIEWVGARAELPAAYRDPAIPVTDAGEATIIPGLVDGHMHISFGEPRTEEELFIYTPAPYRAIRAAIDAEKVLLAGVTAACDPGGPNGVAPAVRDAIDGGLIQGPRFSAAGRQITTQLGIGDTLPRWIDVHESSFGALVQCTEDLLQEIRNQVKDTVDLIKIAGSGPGTTEYAAFSRDELAVAVAEAHRLCRPITMHARSRQSVADAAAVGIDWIMHASYMDPATLEVVLEKQIPLLPAMTLLVNSLEAPGHRGFVADAMKHELDAAVAILSKAHAAGATLIAGSETGFAMTPYGEWHTREMELFVSHLGMTDMEALLCMTRNAALAVPRHRDMVGTLRPGKFADLLIVDGSPDEDVRILGDRSRLTAVIKGGQRVEPSGRGSQTRQRFEQARRYTHHLHTRAAAESLR; translated from the coding sequence ATGACCGACACCCCCACTACCGGACCCGACGGGCTGCGGCGCTTCGACGCCGCCCGGGTGGTGCCGTGCGAGGACGAGACCACCCTCGCCGACGCCGCGGTCGTGGTTCGCGACGACCTCATCGAATGGGTCGGCGCCCGGGCCGAGCTGCCGGCCGCCTACCGCGACCCCGCCATCCCGGTGACCGACGCCGGGGAGGCCACGATCATCCCCGGCCTCGTGGACGGCCACATGCACATCAGCTTCGGCGAGCCGCGCACCGAGGAGGAACTCTTCATCTACACCCCGGCACCGTACCGGGCCATCCGCGCCGCCATCGACGCCGAGAAGGTGCTGCTGGCCGGTGTGACCGCCGCCTGCGACCCGGGCGGCCCCAACGGCGTAGCCCCCGCCGTGCGCGACGCCATCGACGGCGGCCTGATTCAGGGCCCGAGGTTCTCGGCCGCGGGACGCCAGATCACCACGCAACTCGGCATCGGCGACACGCTGCCCCGCTGGATCGACGTGCACGAGTCGTCCTTCGGCGCCCTGGTGCAGTGCACCGAGGACCTGCTGCAGGAGATCCGCAACCAGGTGAAGGACACGGTGGACCTCATCAAGATCGCGGGCTCGGGCCCCGGCACCACCGAGTACGCCGCCTTCAGCCGTGACGAGCTCGCCGTCGCGGTCGCCGAGGCGCACCGCCTGTGCCGGCCGATCACCATGCACGCCCGCTCACGGCAATCGGTGGCCGACGCCGCTGCCGTGGGCATCGACTGGATCATGCACGCCTCCTACATGGACCCCGCCACCCTGGAGGTGGTGCTGGAGAAGCAGATCCCGCTGCTGCCGGCCATGACCCTGCTGGTCAACAGCCTGGAGGCCCCGGGGCACCGGGGATTCGTGGCCGACGCCATGAAACACGAACTGGACGCGGCCGTGGCGATCCTGTCCAAGGCCCACGCCGCCGGCGCCACGCTCATCGCCGGCTCCGAGACCGGGTTCGCCATGACCCCCTACGGCGAGTGGCACACCCGGGAGATGGAGCTGTTCGTGAGCCATCTGGGCATGACCGACATGGAGGCGCTGCTGTGCATGACCCGCAACGCGGCGCTGGCGGTGCCCCGTCACCGGGACATGGTGGGCACCCTGCGCCCCGGCAAGTTCGCCGACCTGCTGATCGTGGACGGGAGTCCGGACGAGGATGTGCGCATCCTGGGCGATCGCTCGCGACTGACGGCCGTCATCAAGGGCGGCCAGAGAGTCGAGCCCTCGGGACGCGGCAGCCAGACCCGGCAGCGCTTCGAGCAGGCACGCCGCTACACCCACCACCTGCACACCCGAGCCGCAGCCGAGTCCCTGCGCTGA
- a CDS encoding cupin domain-containing protein, with amino-acid sequence MIESDAPEYVTRADTTPLDDLTGTAFAHLDVRTLVSDARQGSEKVMVGRTVYPGNGGTHEHHLHPDAEEVVIVLSGRGWHRVGDEYYEIGPGDVVFVPVNAAHSAGSIGEEDMVILWVLGGVPSLERAGYQSVPELPGIPSG; translated from the coding sequence ATGATCGAGAGCGATGCCCCCGAGTACGTCACCCGCGCCGACACCACACCGCTCGACGACCTCACCGGAACCGCGTTCGCCCATCTCGACGTGCGCACGCTCGTCTCCGACGCCCGCCAGGGCTCGGAGAAGGTCATGGTGGGGCGCACGGTCTACCCCGGTAACGGCGGCACGCACGAACACCACCTGCATCCCGATGCCGAGGAGGTCGTGATCGTGCTGTCGGGGCGGGGATGGCACCGGGTCGGCGACGAGTACTACGAGATCGGCCCCGGCGACGTGGTGTTCGTGCCCGTCAACGCCGCCCATTCCGCGGGTTCGATCGGTGAGGAGGACATGGTGATCCTGTGGGTGCTGGGCGGCGTGCCCTCCCTCGAGCGCGCCGGGTACCAGTCCGTGCCCGAGCTCCCCGGGATCCCGTCGGGCTGA
- a CDS encoding amidase, with protein sequence MDASGLSAARLGSLYAAGETDPSEVLAATLERIDRLDGALGAFADVTAERATAEAAERTTELRRGETRGPLHGVPVGVKELFEVAGAVGDYGSEVLAGRVSSADAELVGRLRAAGAVIVGITRSHEFGWGITSQHATRSSPRNPWDLDRVPGGSSGGSAAAVATGMVPAAVASDTGGSVRIPAAFCGVAGIKPTLGRISRSGGVGLAPSLDTPGVVAGRVEDLWPLLAAMSGPHAGDPATLSEPLPPAPDPASFGDGLAGVRVGIAPALAGPVPWGEGTSAGFDRTCEALRAAGAALVEVDLPAAEDMLAAFVPLQMAEAYDFHSRQLGLYPGRAADYGSDVRGRLRMASEVTIGDYMASRRRRLEFIWTFDQAFESLDVLLTPISAVGPSTVEDPDSVLVDGEHRALREVVMGFTVPQNLTGLPTVAVPVGFDGDGLPVGVQFTAGRLREDTAIRVAGVVEHVLGTDAPTVPVTPNQGG encoded by the coding sequence ATGGACGCCTCGGGCCTTTCCGCCGCGCGGCTCGGCTCGCTGTACGCCGCGGGCGAGACGGATCCCTCTGAGGTGCTCGCCGCCACCCTGGAACGGATCGATCGCCTGGACGGAGCGTTGGGGGCGTTCGCCGACGTCACCGCCGAACGGGCGACGGCGGAGGCGGCCGAGCGGACCACCGAGTTGCGCCGCGGCGAGACGAGGGGTCCGCTGCACGGCGTGCCGGTCGGTGTCAAGGAGCTGTTCGAGGTGGCCGGAGCCGTCGGCGACTACGGCTCGGAGGTTCTGGCGGGGCGCGTGTCCTCCGCCGACGCCGAACTGGTGGGACGCCTGCGGGCGGCGGGTGCGGTGATCGTGGGCATCACGCGCTCGCACGAGTTCGGCTGGGGGATCACGTCCCAGCACGCCACAAGATCCAGCCCCCGCAACCCGTGGGATCTCGACAGAGTGCCGGGCGGCTCCAGCGGCGGATCAGCGGCGGCCGTCGCCACGGGGATGGTGCCCGCGGCGGTGGCCAGCGACACCGGCGGTTCGGTGCGCATCCCGGCGGCGTTCTGCGGCGTGGCCGGCATCAAGCCCACCCTGGGACGGATCAGCCGGTCCGGCGGCGTGGGACTCGCTCCCTCGCTGGACACGCCGGGCGTGGTGGCGGGCCGGGTCGAGGACCTCTGGCCGCTGCTGGCGGCGATGAGCGGCCCGCACGCCGGCGATCCGGCGACGCTGTCCGAGCCGCTGCCCCCTGCGCCCGATCCCGCGTCGTTCGGTGACGGGTTGGCCGGCGTGCGCGTCGGCATCGCCCCCGCGCTGGCGGGACCGGTGCCCTGGGGTGAGGGCACGTCGGCGGGGTTCGACCGCACCTGCGAGGCGCTGCGCGCAGCCGGCGCCGCCCTGGTGGAGGTCGACCTGCCGGCGGCGGAGGACATGTTGGCCGCCTTCGTGCCCCTGCAGATGGCCGAGGCCTACGACTTCCACAGCCGGCAACTCGGCCTGTACCCCGGGCGCGCGGCTGACTACGGCTCCGATGTCCGGGGACGTCTCCGGATGGCGTCGGAGGTGACCATCGGCGACTACATGGCGTCGCGGCGCCGCCGGCTGGAGTTCATATGGACCTTCGACCAGGCCTTCGAGTCGCTGGACGTGCTGCTCACGCCCATCTCGGCGGTCGGACCGTCGACCGTCGAGGATCCCGACTCGGTGCTCGTCGACGGCGAGCACCGGGCGCTGCGGGAGGTCGTGATGGGATTCACGGTGCCGCAGAACCTCACCGGGCTGCCCACGGTGGCGGTGCCGGTGGGCTTCGACGGCGACGGCCTGCCGGTGGGCGTGCAGTTCACGGCCGGCCGGTTGCGGGAGGACACGGCGATCCGCGTGGCGGGGGTGGTGGAGCACGTACTGGGAACCGATGCACCAACGGTGCCGGTCACACCGAATCAAGGGGGCTGA
- a CDS encoding SDR family NAD(P)-dependent oxidoreductase yields the protein MNAEHRSLTELADLGGRLAVVTGAARGFGAAIANRLAEAGATVVIADVRLDDAAATAARIADRTGARCVAERLDVTDEAAVTAAFAGWRSEHGPVDILVNNAGVFSNHLAHEMPIAEFDRILTINVRGAYLCSQAALRQMRAAGRGAIVNVASVDAYSTSAEGLTHYTTSKHAIAGMTRSLAVEAAPIGVRVNAVCPGAAMTEGAVELVTGGEATGIDVEAQWDGIVDRTPLGRLCDVDDVARAVTFLASDLAAFVTGVLLPVDGGILIQPLEGYVPHTEDA from the coding sequence ATGAACGCTGAGCACCGCTCCCTGACCGAACTGGCCGACCTCGGCGGTCGCCTGGCCGTCGTCACCGGCGCCGCCCGCGGGTTCGGCGCCGCCATCGCGAACCGTCTCGCCGAGGCCGGGGCGACGGTGGTCATCGCCGACGTGCGACTCGACGATGCCGCAGCCACGGCTGCACGGATCGCCGACCGCACCGGCGCCAGGTGCGTCGCCGAGCGCCTCGACGTGACCGACGAGGCGGCTGTGACGGCGGCCTTCGCCGGCTGGCGTTCCGAGCACGGGCCGGTGGACATCCTCGTGAACAACGCCGGCGTGTTCTCGAACCACCTCGCCCACGAGATGCCGATCGCCGAGTTCGACCGGATCCTCACCATCAACGTGCGGGGCGCCTACCTGTGCTCGCAGGCCGCCCTCCGGCAGATGCGCGCCGCCGGGCGCGGGGCGATCGTCAACGTGGCCTCCGTGGACGCCTACTCGACCTCGGCGGAAGGGCTGACGCACTACACCACGTCCAAGCATGCCATCGCCGGCATGACCCGCTCGCTGGCCGTGGAGGCGGCTCCGATCGGCGTCCGGGTGAACGCCGTGTGCCCCGGTGCGGCCATGACCGAGGGCGCCGTGGAACTCGTGACAGGCGGCGAGGCCACCGGTATCGACGTGGAGGCCCAGTGGGACGGGATCGTGGACCGCACCCCGCTGGGGCGGCTGTGCGACGTGGACGACGTGGCACGGGCCGTGACGTTCCTGGCCTCGGACCTGGCCGCCTTCGTGACCGGCGTATTGCTGCCGGTCGACGGCGGGATCCTCATCCAGCCGCTGGAGGGCTACGTCCCCCACACCGAGGACGCCTGA
- a CDS encoding phytanoyl-CoA dioxygenase family protein produces MRARTEAGPLQGGPAPTAPGPGSATGVRTSPLTAEEITTFYTKGYLRPGRIFSDEQVEFLRDLVGRLTRQEDEAGRRYDLLDPALWPDVEDGNGESLDGAEPVDGRRSLDGGESVDGGGPAGDANRDPAQSFDFLFNMWLIDDDFRAAVFNPTMARWAAQLLGTTSVRLLEDNALNKSPSPHELRWHQDYSYWPLAQANAVTAWVALDHTSAHNGAMRMACGSHHLGERLPVVFGTGTPYLRESRPASVGEVGDPEALGLPVEVVELAPGEVSMHSALTWHASGPNLSDRGRRAMVVRYVADGTIWLGAQRYEYNYTDEEVGLDPGEPIGGRYFPVIGFQYHEEDQCDDGDSRDGALSCD; encoded by the coding sequence GTGAGGGCTCGCACGGAGGCAGGACCGCTTCAGGGCGGGCCGGCGCCCACCGCGCCCGGCCCGGGCAGCGCCACCGGTGTGCGCACCTCGCCGCTGACCGCCGAGGAGATCACCACCTTCTACACCAAGGGCTACCTCCGCCCCGGCAGGATCTTCAGCGACGAGCAGGTGGAGTTTCTGCGCGACCTGGTCGGGCGCCTCACCCGCCAGGAAGACGAGGCCGGCCGGCGCTACGACCTGCTGGACCCGGCTCTATGGCCCGACGTGGAGGATGGCAACGGCGAATCGCTTGACGGCGCAGAGCCGGTTGACGGCAGAAGGTCGCTTGACGGCGGCGAGTCGGTCGACGGCGGCGGCCCGGCCGGTGACGCCAACCGCGATCCGGCGCAGAGCTTCGACTTCCTGTTCAACATGTGGCTGATCGACGACGACTTCCGGGCCGCCGTGTTCAATCCCACGATGGCCCGCTGGGCGGCGCAGCTGCTGGGCACCACGAGTGTGCGGCTGCTGGAGGACAACGCCCTCAACAAGTCACCGAGCCCGCACGAATTGCGCTGGCACCAGGACTACTCCTACTGGCCCTTGGCCCAGGCCAACGCCGTGACCGCCTGGGTGGCCCTCGACCACACCAGCGCCCACAACGGCGCCATGCGGATGGCGTGCGGCAGCCACCACCTCGGCGAGCGCCTGCCCGTGGTCTTCGGCACCGGCACCCCCTACCTGCGCGAGTCCCGCCCGGCCAGCGTCGGGGAGGTCGGCGACCCCGAGGCGCTGGGGCTGCCGGTGGAGGTCGTGGAGTTGGCCCCCGGCGAGGTGTCGATGCACTCGGCGCTGACCTGGCACGCCTCGGGCCCGAACCTCTCCGATCGGGGGCGGCGAGCCATGGTGGTCCGCTACGTGGCCGACGGCACCATCTGGCTGGGCGCCCAGCGCTACGAGTACAACTACACCGACGAGGAGGTGGGCTTGGACCCCGGCGAGCCGATCGGGGGCCGCTACTTCCCCGTCATCGGTTTCCAGTACCACGAGGAGGACCAGTGCGACGACGGCGACTCGCGCGACGGCGCCTTGTCGTGCGACTGA